A window from Glandiceps talaboti chromosome 15, keGlaTala1.1, whole genome shotgun sequence encodes these proteins:
- the LOC144446265 gene encoding uncharacterized protein LOC144446265 produces MAYKRSMYKPALVENVGLKENRRSVAQGRLSTNPTLPDSLTVYASPNLPSVNYTDAGDTSITISHGPVDVQSFSPRQSLGEYDKSRAVWSDDPAASPRSKLPTSSYIDPTSVSEITRSPSRPKPEKLLELSDSDDEISLKRKSLIKHVTHTSPTSVQLVDASGGRLDMNTSEVGIRTDIMQSPVKIVCHSPAVVESDLRNTGYTQQNAKVQMDTIQSFSVLGDEDFTEVTHKDVRREKQPLVVRQNITTGTKPEIIRKRVLREATSDNITVDGIAKLPGDLRESLPLHRYDNISACSSVSDSMEEKREAAKKKKKSSKGKVIPSRYMQSLQTTLPSKHNVTLAGRSVDTTLKTKAQTTKKTGPKRGNITNSKAFGDFGITPVPAYHGARTNKKRIVTSTPATSMIGTPGFPGNESYLAHLPTGRTSTGTRRQQTAPGVSDSTIAEMTTALDMEMRKVTEDQENTASSQLYWLWNENDKFHQRKAELELEVAQLVHSNILDEQLQQQRSGLGPVVAGLDQLKQEHNTLAKAVDTTRHHVPTHGIYMPPNERDYLEQMKSELGETEQLLAEITALTREEQPRVAEFAKSMEILSDATQNERQEMDILHEVLQAFSSLTTHEVSLKMIQMQRVQGDN; encoded by the exons ATGGCGTACAAGAGGTCCATGTATAAACCTGCTCTGGTAGAAAATGTCGGCCTGAAAGAGAACCG tCGATCAGTTGCACAAGGACGTCTTTCTACCAATCCAACGTTACCAGACTCTCTGACTGTGTACGCCTCACCAAATCTACCGTCGGTAAATTACACAGACGCag GTGATACCAGTATAACCATATCTCATGGACCAGTTGATGTGCAGTCGTTCTCACCCAGACAAAGTCTAGGTGAATATGACAAATCAAGGGCAGTATGGTCAGATGACCCTGCTGCAAGTCCAAGGTCAAA ATTACCCACCTCTAGTTACATAGATCCTACAAGTGTGAGTGAAATCACCAGATCGCCATCACGTCCAAAACCTGAGAAACTACTTGAACTCTCTGATTCTGATGATGAAATAAGTCTGAAGAGAAAG TCACTGATCAAACATGTTACCCATACCAGTCCAACCTCTGTCCAGCTTGTTGATGCCAGTGGTGGCAGGTTAGATATGAACACATCTGAAGTTGGCATCAGAACAGATATAATGCAAAGTCCTGTCAAAATAGTGTGTCATTCACCAGCTGTTGTGGAAAGTGATCTCAG GAACACTGGATATACACAACAAAATGCCAAAGTACAGATGGATACTATACAGTCTTTTAGTGTACTGGGTGATGAAGATTTCACTGAGGTAACTCATAAAGATGTCAGGAGAGAGAAACAACCACTAGTTGTCagacaaaatattacaactg GTACAAAGCCAGAGATTATCAGAAAACGTGTGCTTCGAGAAGCTACTAGTGACAATATAACAGTTGATGGTATAGCCAAGTTACCAGGAGATCTAAGAGAAAGTTTACCACTACATAGATATGACAATATATCTGCATGTTCAAG TGTATCAGACAGTATGGAAGAAAAGAGAGAAGCtgcaaagaaaaagaaaaagtctAGTAAAG GCAAAGTCATTCCATCACGCTACATGCAGAGTCTACAGACCACTCTCCCATCAAAACACAATGTTACACTTGCTGGTAGAAGTGTTGATACAACTTTGAAAACCAAG GCACAGACAACTAAGAAAACAGGTCCTAAAAGAGGTAATATAACAAACAGTAAAGCATTTGGTGATTTTGGTATCACACCAGTACCTGCGTACCATGGAGCTAGAACAAATAAGAAAAGAATCGTCACTTCAACCCCAGCCACATCTATGATAGGTACTCCAGGATTTCCTG gTAATGAATCCTACCTAGCACATCTACCTACTGGCAGGACAAGCACAGGAACTAGAAGGCAACAAACAG CACCAGGTGTGTCAGATAGTACCATTGCTGAAATGACAACAGCATTGGACATGGAG ATGAGGAAGGTAACAGAAGACCAAGAAAACACTGCTTCA TCTCAGCTATACTGGTTATGGAATGAGAATGACAAGTTCCATCAAAGAAAGGCAGAATTGGAGCTAGAGGTAGCCCAGCTTGTACATTCTAACATATTAGATGAACAGTTACAACAACAA AGAAGTGGTCTTGGTCCAGTGGTTGCAGGATTAGATCAACTAAAACAAGAACATAATACTCTGGCAAAGGCTGTAGATACAACAAGACATCATGTACCTACACATGGAATATACATGCCACCTAATGAAAGAGACTACTTAG AGCAAATGAAATCAGAGTTAGGTGAAACAGAACAACTCCTTGCAGAAATCACAGCACTCACAAGGGAGGAGCAACCAAGAGTAGCCGAGTTTGCCAAATCCATGGAGATACTTAGTGATGCTACACAGAATGAACGTCAGGAAATGGATATACTGCATGAAGTCTTACAAGCATTCTCCTCACTGACAACACATGAAGTATCATTGAAAATGATTCAAATGCAGAGAGTTCAAGGTGATAACTAA